Sequence from the Thermocoleostomius sinensis A174 genome:
CCCACCCCCTGTCATCACATACGGCTGTTCAAAGCTGCGTAGGGTAAAAATGACAGTAGTAATTGTTACAAAAATTAATGTCGGTCGTAGCCCGGGTAAGGTGATATGCCAAAAACTTTGCCAATCTCCGGCTCCATCCAGTTCAGCAGCTTCGTAGCGACTGATGGGAATGGTTTGCAGCCCGGTCAGAAACACCACCATGTTGAAGCCAAGTTGTTTCCAAATACTGAGCAAAATTAAGACAGGCATGGCCCAAGTGGTGCTGCTGAGCCAAGGAATAGGATCGAGTCCTGCCATACTTAACAAACCATTGACCGGCCCATCAGTTTGAAATAGCCAGCGAAAGCCCAGCCCCACAGCCACTAATGAGGTGATAGACGGAATAAAGTACGCTGTTCTCAGCCAGCCCCGCAGTGCCATCGATCGATTTAACAACACCGCTAACCCCAGCGGAATGACCAAACTAGGAATAACCGTCGCGATCGTAAAGTAGATTGTATTGCCCAACACTTGCCAAAAATCTGGATCAAGCGCCAGCCGCAGATAATTGCGTCCCCCGATCCAAACCGTACCAGCCCGTGTAAAGCTACCCGTTGTAAAACTGAGGTAGAACAAGTAGGCGATCGGGTATAAAACGAAAATTCCTAGTAACAGTAACGCCGGAGTTAATAACACCCAGGCTTCTACGGTTTCTTGCCGAGACTTGTCAACCAATTTGCTTGGCATAAGCAGCGAAGTAGAGACAAATATGTCTGAGAGACAAATAAATGTGATGATAGAAAACTAGTAATGTACCATTCCTCATAGGGTAGCCCCTCTGAGGATTTGATGGATTCATTTTCCACCTTCCTCTTGACGAAACCCAACAAAACCTAACCCAGTTCCACGTTCGACTGCCAGACTCTTTGCCATTCATGTTCCCTTCTAACCCGACTGCAACTTTGATCTCGCCAGATGTATCATTGCCGATGGCACAACTTGCCGCACCGCTCAAACTTGGCATTATGGCATCTGGCAGTGGCAGCAACTTTGAAGCAATTGCCCAAGCTATTGCCAATCATGACCTCCTGGCCCAGTTGCAAGTGATGGTATACAACAACCCCACTGCTAAGGCTGCCGAGCGCGCCGATCGATTGGGCATTCCCAAAGTGCTGTTGAATCACCGAGAGTTTTCAAGTCGTGAAGTCTTAGATGCTGCGATCGTGGACGTTATGCGCGATCACCAGGTGGATTGGATTATCATGGCTGGCTGGATGCGGGTTGTTACTAACGTATTAATCGAAGCCTTTCCCCGCCGCATTCTAAATATTCATCCCAGCCTGTTGCCTAGTTTTCCTGGTGCAAATGCGATCGAGCGAACCCTGGCGGCGGGCGTCAAAATTACTGGCTGCACCGTTCACATTGTTGAACTCGAAGTCGATAGTGGCCCCATTCTAATGCAGGCGGCTGTTCCTGTTCTGCCAGACGACACCCTGGAAACGCTGCACCAACGCATTCAATCACAAGAACACCGAATCTTTCCAAGAGCGATCGCCCTCGCCGCTGTGCAATTTGGGGATTAGAAATTGCTCGTTCTTCATTCTTTGTCCTTATCATTCGTCCTTTCGCCTTACCTCCTGCCCAGCCAGGTACGAATGCGAATGCGGCTAGAAATATAGAGCGGTAGCTGGTAATGCTCGGCGAGGAGCCACGACACCATCAGTAAATGAACGCCGATCGTACATCCAAGCCAAACGTTGGGAAACCAAGCCCAAGTGCTGCCCGGTAAGGGAGGGAAGAGATAGGCCATGAGCCAAACGATCGAGCTTGGCAATACAATCAAAATGGCCCCAATGAACCAAATTACCAAGGTCAAGTTGGGGTCATCCTGGTAGGTAGACTTCCAGGTACGCCCATTCCAGCGCCATGACATCGGTTGCGAACTGTCCACCACCTGAAT
This genomic interval carries:
- a CDS encoding carbohydrate ABC transporter permease encodes the protein MPSKLVDKSRQETVEAWVLLTPALLLLGIFVLYPIAYLFYLSFTTGSFTRAGTVWIGGRNYLRLALDPDFWQVLGNTIYFTIATVIPSLVIPLGLAVLLNRSMALRGWLRTAYFIPSITSLVAVGLGFRWLFQTDGPVNGLLSMAGLDPIPWLSSTTWAMPVLILLSIWKQLGFNMVVFLTGLQTIPISRYEAAELDGAGDWQSFWHITLPGLRPTLIFVTITTVIFTLRSFEQPYVMTGGGPLNSTNLLVFYVYNQAFAQFDFGYAATITTVLLAITLVLIYIQLQISETDPL
- the purN gene encoding phosphoribosylglycinamide formyltransferase codes for the protein MFPSNPTATLISPDVSLPMAQLAAPLKLGIMASGSGSNFEAIAQAIANHDLLAQLQVMVYNNPTAKAAERADRLGIPKVLLNHREFSSREVLDAAIVDVMRDHQVDWIIMAGWMRVVTNVLIEAFPRRILNIHPSLLPSFPGANAIERTLAAGVKITGCTVHIVELEVDSGPILMQAAVPVLPDDTLETLHQRIQSQEHRIFPRAIALAAVQFGD